Below is a window of Komagataella phaffii GS115 chromosome 1, complete sequence DNA.
GAATACAAAAAGGCACATTTGGAGAACGTGAggaaagaggaagaagaaaagtcTCTAGAaatgagaaagaaaatggtGGAGAGTTTTAAActaaagaaacaagatcACCTAGATAACCTTCGTACCACGCAGCATAAAGGTGATGATATGGTGGATCAACTACTAGCCCGACTGAAAAGTGAAACGCATTCAAGGGTAAAAGCACGCAccaaagaaggaagagaGAGACACACCAAAATCAAGGATACCCTGGCTGAAAATAATCAAACAGCGAAAGACGATGACTTGAACAAGAACATTCAACGAAGGGCTCACAAGATGCTGGAAGATTTGATCCAAAATGGTAACAAGAAATTCAAGCACAGAGAACAATCAAAAAGCCCTACAATACTCCAAGAAACTGATAATTCACTTCCTCGGTTTGCATTGAATCCTGATAGCGCTTTGAACTCTCCAAAAACTCCGAATAGGTCCTCTGACCAGTTAAGGAGCCCAAGATCATCGTCTTCGGTCAGGTCGAGAAGAGTAACTGCGGATGGCTTAACCTTGAATGAGCTCTatgatgatatcaaaacATCGCCGTTGAAGCTGCCTTATGAGATGTGGGATTTAGGAGGAATAGAGAACATACTACTATCTCCAATGAAGAGAGAATAAATATATAGCATGATTTATAATATGATTCTCACAATTTAATAGTGAGCGTAATTGATAAATATGAAACATTCATGTTTATTCGCACGATATCTTATCACATATCGATTTTCACTACAAGGGAACAAGGTCTACTCCACCCTTTCATTGATGGCAGTACATAGCCTTTGGCAGGAGCTACTTCCAGGAGCGTCTGAGCGGGTGCCTTTTGTGGTCTACATCCAGTCATTCTCCAAGACCCACGGAAGACTGCCCCGTTTAGCCATTGATGGCTACCAATGGATCTTTGAATGTCGTTCCTTCAATGGCTCCAATGTCTATAGACTTGATGACCAAGTACGTAAATGTTTGATAGGGTTTAAGTCCCGTATTCGGTTGCTTCTGCAACTGAAGATTGAGTTCGTCATTGTCTTTGACGGGCCGTTCAAGCCaattttcaagagaaaTTATGGGTCATTGGAGGTGGATGACGATTTGATGGGTAAAGTGGATCATGATCAATATTATAAGAACGTGATGGAGCAGATACGTGAGTTGGAGAGAGATAAGTGGGATCTTCCTGCTGAAGTTGTACAATTGCGCAAACTGTTGGATAATTGGAATATTTCATATTTGATCTCTCCTGGTGAAGGCGAGGCCCAATGTGCATACCTACAAACGCAGGGATTAGTGGATTGTATTGTAACAAATGATGTTGATACGCTGATATTTGGAGGTACTCTAGTGCTCCgcaatttttcaaagaattttcagGATAAACCTGCGTCGAACACCAGAGATATTCCAGAAGATGAGTTTTATGTGACCCCCATAAGCATGGATAAAGTGACGCATGCAACGGGATTGGACACTGGAAGATTATTGTTTGTTGCTAGTTTACGCGGGGGTGATTACAACCATGGTGTTAACGATATCGGAATCAAAAGGTCTATCCATCTTGCAAAATGTGGCAGAGCTTCACCTTCAAGCGAGGAGGAcgagaaagaaaatggtAACCAGAATTCTCTTGTAGATTTGagtgaaaagttttttgaaatctACAAGTCCCCTTTGAAGTTCGATCagagattgaagaaacaCAAAGAGTTCCGATCTTTTCTAGTGAAATACGTGAAAAGTCACAGTAAAgcaatcttcaaaagaaaatatgaAGGAGACCTGAGTGGCTTCATGGAAGATTTCTATATCATGTTGTATACGAAGCCCATTCTAGACAGAGTTTCAACGATAGAATGGAAGCCAGTTTCccaaatgttgaaaatcaaaattgaGGATGTTTACCAAAAGATTTCTGATTTAAAATATTTCATGGAAGCTTACACCCCATATTTGTTAGAGCTCAATTCAGATTTATTCCGTGTAGCCAAGGAAAAGACTTTATTTCTTCGAAAGAGTTCCCATGAATTAGAAGATTACCATGAGTTGAAAATGTACATGTTAAAGTATAATCCACAAAAAGTGTGTGAGTACTTGGAATCGGTAGTTGAAGATGTCGgcattttccaagaagcCGCCGCAGCAGATTCTACCAACAGATCTCTATGGGTGCATGAGTACATTctggaaggaaaagaaggttCAAAGCTGGTGCAAGAATATCAGAAGAATGGGTTCCAGTCAGCCTCCACCACTcccaagaaaaagaaatacaaCAATGGACAAACTTTATTAGATCTCCCgttcttcaagaaacaaCTGGAGAAGAAGTCAATCGCACTAAAGACTCCAGATCAAGTGGACTACGTAGGAGAGCATAGTACATCCTTTGCTGTAAGGCTACATGACTCTCCACATAAACACCCACCCTCAAGTGCTACATCGGAACCAATTTTGAATTCGCCGATACGAAACCGGACATCAAGTTCCATCATCATGCAAGATGATCATCAGGAAGAGCCGTGGTCAGTCAACACTGCAAGTGTCAAAGAGACATCAATTATTGACATTAGTACCCCGGATGAGGCTTACAATGCTCGCGGGAAAGACGATGCGATACGGGTTGATTCGGAGGGCccttcaaaaagaacaaCTATTCTCAGCCGTCTGATGGAGACACAAGATTCGGACAATGACGGAACGGAGTCTGACGTAGGGGAGAGTTCTAGTCTGATAATTCTTAGTTGACCAGCCTTGCATCGGGTTGAACAAACTTTTGTGGGTTGGGCCACTTTGCGCCAACAACACAAGGTTTTCACACCACCCGGTTGTCATTACCGCCCGGAAAACTCAATGATTGACGGAGCGTAGGTTCACGGAAGTCAAGTTAGAGTAGTCGGAGAGTTTCGGGTGATAAGAATTTCCCGGGTGCTTTGGAGTGCCAAAGTGACTGAATCAGGAACTAAAAACCCGGGCTAACGGCTGAAGGCCTGTGTTCAGTGCACTATATTGTATTCTAGTCTGGGGTAGGTTGAAGTTTGGTGGATTCACGACTCCGGAGTGATGGAGGGACAATACCGAAGATGAGGTCTTGCGAGTGGAAAGATAGGTTAAGAATAATTAATAACATTGTATGAAACAAGATGGGGAGACAATTTTAGCTATCGATCCGTTATCATTGGTCGAATGATGACTTGGAACCTTATTTGCACTTTTTTTGTCAGGTGTTCGCCGAAACTTAAAGATAGTTTTATTGATGTGTGCCAAAAATGTGGGGACAAAAGGTCCTCCACCCGCCATCCCCCGGTCTCatacaaaaaaaaagaaaaataccTCTACTAGTCCGGGGTCAAGGCAAGTCATGATAGGCATATAAATAGGGGCAGGCTGGCCGCCATTACGAATTAGATTAACCTTCTCATAGATTATTATCCACAATGGCTCCTACTGCTATAGATTTACAACAAGTGTCTGATGAAGACTACCAAaccaaaataaaaaagGCTACCTCGCCTTCATATTCTGTCATTGCCTCTCTGGGTTTAAACCCTGAGGCAGTGATCCGCCACAACGCTGCCGTTCCTACTCTTTACGAGGACGGTTTGTTGGAGAAAGGAACTGCCATCAGTTCTACTGGTGCTTTGATGGCCTACTCCGGTAAGAAGACCGGAAGATCTCCAAAGGACAAGAGAATTGTCGACGAGGAGACCTCCACCGAACACATCTGGTGGGGACCTGTTAACAAGAAAGTTGACGAGCTGACCTGGAAGATTTCCAAGGCCAGAGCCATCGACTATCTGAGAACAAGAGAAAAGATCTACGTCATTGACGCTTTCGCTGGTTGGGATCCTCGTTACAGAATCAAGGTTCGTGTTGTTTGTGCCAGAGCTTACCACGCTCTGTTCATGAAGAACATGTTGATTCGCCCTACTGAGGAAGAGTTGCAGAACTTTGGTGAACCGGACTTCACCATCTGGAATGCAGGCCAGTTCCCAGCCAACGTCCACACCAAAGGTATGACCTCTTCCACATCCGTCGAGATCAACTTCAAATCCATGGAGATGGTCATTTTGGGTACTGAGTACGCCGGTGAGATGAAGAAGGGTATTTTCACTGTTATGTTCTACCTGATGCCAATTCGTCACAAGGTCTTGACTTTGCACTCCAGTGCCAACCAGGGTGTCCAGAACAAGGACGTCACTTTGTTCTTCGGTCTTTCTGGTACTGGTAAGACCACTCTGTCTGCTGACCCTAACAGAAAGCTGATCGGTGATGATGAGCACTGTTGGTCAGACAACGGTGTTTTCAACATCGAGGGTGGTTGTTACGCCAAGTGTCTGGACCTGAGTGGTGAGAAGGAGCctgaaattttcaatgctATCAAGTTCGGTTCCGTTTTGGAGAACGTTGGCTACGACCCAGTTACCAAGATTGTTGATTACTATGACAAGTCTATTACTGAGAACACCAGATGTGCTTACCCAATTGACTACATTCCATCTGCTCTTATCCCATGCACTGTGGACTCCCATCCTAAGAACATTGTGTTGTTAACTTGTGATGCTAGAGGTGTTTTGCCTCCAATTTCCAAGCTAACCAACGCTCAAGTCATGTACCACTTCATTTCCGGTTACACCTCTAAGATGGCCGGTACTGAAGACGGTATCACAGAGCCAGAGGCTACCTTCTCTGCTTGTTTCGGTCAACCATTCTTGGTTCTGCACCCTATGAAGT
It encodes the following:
- a CDS encoding Phosphoenolpyruvate carboxykinase, encoding MAPTAIDLQQVSDEDYQTKIKKATSPSYSVIASLGLNPEAVIRHNAAVPTLYEDGLLEKGTAISSTGALMAYSGKKTGRSPKDKRIVDEETSTEHIWWGPVNKKVDELTWKISKARAIDYLRTREKIYVIDAFAGWDPRYRIKVRVVCARAYHALFMKNMLIRPTEEELQNFGEPDFTIWNAGQFPANVHTKGMTSSTSVEINFKSMEMVILGTEYAGEMKKGIFTVMFYLMPIRHKVLTLHSSANQGVQNKDVTLFFGLSGTGKTTLSADPNRKLIGDDEHCWSDNGVFNIEGGCYAKCLDLSGEKEPEIFNAIKFGSVLENVGYDPVTKIVDYYDKSITENTRCAYPIDYIPSALIPCTVDSHPKNIVLLTCDARGVLPPISKLTNAQVMYHFISGYTSKMAGTEDGITEPEATFSACFGQPFLVLHPMKYAQQLSDKMIQHESTAWLLNTGWTGSSATKGGSRCPLKYTRRILDSIHSGELAKAEYKNYPTFGLQIPKEVPGVPTEILDPSNNWVDGKDNFNTEVRNLAQLFMENFEKYASECTTEVIQAGPQL